AGGTTCCGAGTCTCAATGCTCCGCCGAGGCTGGGAGCATCTACGAAAATCGAGTGCCCGGATACCCGCACCCGACCAAGCCCTCAGGCGACTCTGTTCGCTTGCAAGCCAAGCAGTTGCAACGCCATGAGATGTGGGGAATCCTCAGGCTTTGACCCCTTTACCGCTGGAGGGATGCACTAAAGCGAGCTACCTCCGTCGACGACAAAAATCTGCCCGGTGACATAGGCGCCGGCTCGACTGCACAGCATGATGCCCAGACCGGCGATGTCGTCTGCCGTCCCCCATCGGTGCAATGGAATCTCCGCACATTCGGCTTCATAGGTTGCTTGGTCTTGGCTGACTGATTCGGTCATTTTTGAGAAAAAACGCCCTGGCGCGATGGCGTTCACGCGAATGTGATGTTCGGCTAAATCATGTGCAAGATTGCGGGTCATCTGGTGCATGGCGGCTTTGCTGGGGCCGTAGCTGTAGGCACCGATTGGGTCGCCCACAATGCCCGCGATCGAACCAATATTGACCACGCTGGCAGTGTTTTCGGGTGATTTCCCTTGCTTGAGCAAGGCATGGAGTGCCTGCGTCAGAAAGAACGGAGAACGCACGTTGAGGTCCATCACCTTGTCCCAGCCACTTTCTGGAAACTGACCAAACGGTGCACCCCAAGCGGTCCCGGCATTGTTGACCAGCACATCTAGCTGATCGCATTGCTCGGCTACCGTATCTACCAACGCTTGAATGCTGGACATGTCGCTCATATCGCCCGGCAAAGCGATGCACTCGCCGTAGCGCGACAGCTCACGGGCGGCTTGCTCACAAGGCTCTGGCTTTCGTGCGGTGATATACACCCGAGCGGCCCCCGCTTCGAGAAAGCCTTGCGCCAAGCTAAACCCCAAACCGCGCGAACCACCTGTCACGAGGCAGATTTTTCCTTGCATGGAAAAGAGTCGTTCTAGCATGCCTATTTGCTCCAACAATCGATTGTCTGGGGAACTGCCAGCCGCTGTGCGAATAATTCAAGTCGTGGCGCTAGGAACACACCAACCAAAAACCAGTGGGGTCGAGCCGAGGGCTGTTGCTTGTCGATTACCGCGGGGCGTGAGGTGGTCACACTTGTCACGAACTTGCATCCGGAGGCGCTTTCTGAAGCTCGGCGGAGATTTCAGCCAGCAGCCCATCAAGCGCTTTATCCGTATAACCCACATGATGGCTGACGATTAGACCGTCACGACCGATGAGAAACATATTGGGAATTCGGTCAACGTCGTAGCGGGACGCGTTCGTGCCATCGCTGTCCTTAATTAAGCGCAAGGGAAGATCGGCCAGCGCCTTCGCGATCTTCTTGAACGTTCGGCTGTCTTCCTTGTAGTTGACGGACACAACCGAAAGATCAAGGCCACGCTCGTTTGCGACACCCTGCAACCGAGCGAGCATGCTCATCTCATTGAGACAGGGGCCACACCAAGATGCCCAGAATGTCAGCACCACCACATGGCCACGCAGTGCGCCTAGGTCAGCGATTCCACCGTGCTGATCGTTTCCATCCAAAGCCGGGGGGACATCGCCGGGCTGCGGAGACCCCGCCGCGGCACTGAAAGCAATCAACAGACTGACGACGAGGCCGACAAGTCGATTGTTGGAACCGCGGGTTGCCTTCACGATAAACAACTCACACAGGAGGGCAGCTTTGACGTTACTCGCATCAGGAGTGTGATGTCATCATCAGGCGAGTCAGCCGGTAGTTGGTACTACCAGCTTTCAAGGACTCTGACCCCTTTAACTGCAGCGTGATCACGGTTAGTACCCTTCAAACCGCTCAACCAAACGGGCAACAAGGTCTTGCCGCTCGTGAAGCACCGCGAGTACGAGTGGTGGTTTACGTTCTGGCACCACGTAGAAAATGAAGTGGTGCTGACAACGCGCCACATAGACACCCGGCAGATTGTCGGAAACCACCCGCCGTGGCACTTCGCCATCGGCAATGGCGTTCAAGGTCTCCGTCAGTGCCTGACGGTAGCGTTCTAGCTGGGCTGAGCCCCACTCGCGCAGCGTGTAACGAAACACACCGCGCAGGTCCTGTTCGGCCTCTAACGTGAGTTGGTAGCGGGGCTTCAAGCGCGGTTTTCTTCCGCCTGCACCTCGTCAGCGATTTCCGCAACAGACTTGCTGGAGCGTGAGCCCTTGGCGGCCGCGTCCATACGCGCGCGCAAGACCTGCTCCAAGGCATGTAGATCGTCGGCCTGCCCACCGCTGCTCAGGTCGGACAAGGCACGCTCCAGTACAAAGGCTTTCAACGATTTGCCCTGCAAGGCAGCAGCGGCTTTCAAGCATTGGTGCTGCTCGGGTGTCACCTCAATTGATAAACGCATGATGGCGTCGTCCTATGTTCGATCGTCGACGGAGACCACGCTATCACGCA
Above is a window of Abyssibacter profundi DNA encoding:
- a CDS encoding TlpA family protein disulfide reductase, with translation MKATRGSNNRLVGLVVSLLIAFSAAAGSPQPGDVPPALDGNDQHGGIADLGALRGHVVVLTFWASWCGPCLNEMSMLARLQGVANERGLDLSVVSVNYKEDSRTFKKIAKALADLPLRLIKDSDGTNASRYDVDRIPNMFLIGRDGLIVSHHVGYTDKALDGLLAEISAELQKAPPDASS
- a CDS encoding SDR family oxidoreductase; translated protein: MLERLFSMQGKICLVTGGSRGLGFSLAQGFLEAGAARVYITARKPEPCEQAARELSRYGECIALPGDMSDMSSIQALVDTVAEQCDQLDVLVNNAGTAWGAPFGQFPESGWDKVMDLNVRSPFFLTQALHALLKQGKSPENTASVVNIGSIAGIVGDPIGAYSYGPSKAAMHQMTRNLAHDLAEHHIRVNAIAPGRFFSKMTESVSQDQATYEAECAEIPLHRWGTADDIAGLGIMLCSRAGAYVTGQIFVVDGGSSL
- a CDS encoding type II toxin -antitoxin system TacA 1-like antitoxin; this translates as MRLSIEVTPEQHQCLKAAAALQGKSLKAFVLERALSDLSSGGQADDLHALEQVLRARMDAAAKGSRSSKSVAEIADEVQAEENRA
- a CDS encoding type II toxin-antitoxin system RelE/ParE family toxin, coding for MKPRYQLTLEAEQDLRGVFRYTLREWGSAQLERYRQALTETLNAIADGEVPRRVVSDNLPGVYVARCQHHFIFYVVPERKPPLVLAVLHERQDLVARLVERFEGY